GAGCCACAAATGGAGAATGCTGAATGGGGAATGGGGAATGGGGAGAAGCGTTCTCCCCATTCCCCATTCCCCATTCCTCATTCGGCATTTCCTCTCACTGCTCCGGCGGGTCGTTGACCCGCGGCTACCGCATCACCCCGCGGCGGTGTGTTCGCGTTGACCAACGCCGCTGCCGACCGGTGGCAGCGAATCGAGAAACTCCCCAAGCGCCTTGTAGTACTCATCCGGCTGCGGGGCGTTGTGGCTTCCCTCTTCCACGACGAAGAACGTCTTCTGCGCCGTCGTCGCCGCGTCGAACAGCTTCTTCCCCATCTCGAACGGCACCACTTCGTCCGCCGTGCCGTGGCTTTGAAACAGCGGACCGCGATAGGTGACGATCCGCTCGATCGACGGGTAGCGATTCTTCATCACCCACCGCACCGGCAGCCAGGGAAAGTGATACGCGGCAGTTTCGACCATGTCGGCGAACGTTCGTTCGAGCACCATGCCGCGCACCGGATGTTCCGACGCGAGCCCCACCGCCACCGCGCCACCGAGCGAGCGGCCGTACACGACGATATCGCTCGGCTCCACGCCGGCCCGCTTGGCGAGCACCAGCTGCGCGGCCCGCGCGTCGGCGAGCAGGTTACTCTCATGCGGCCGGCCGACGCTCTTGCCGTAACCGCGATAGTCCCACGCAAAGATGCTCACGTCGGTTCGATCGTGCAGCTTCTCGAGCAGCGGCCGCAACTCGGCGACGTTCTCGCCATTGCCGTGGCAGAACAGCACGACAGCCTTCGGATTCGGATGCGGCACATACCAACCGTGGAGCTTGGCGCCGTCGGCGCCGTTGAACTCGATGTCTTCGTGTTTGAAATCGGCGGCGACCCAATCGCCCTCGCGGGCGCTCGGTGCGGGATAGACGAGCCAGCGTTCCACGAGGCTGAGCATAACCACCACCGCCAGGTACGAGAAAAGGAGCGGCAGCACGACGCGACGCACGCGGCGGACGGCCTTCGCCATGGTCGGCGATATCTCCATTTTAGTCCCTCAAGCGGCTGGGGCGAGTTTTTGTTACCCCGAGGGCGTCCGTGGTCAGTAGTCCGTTGTCAGTTGCGGGAAAACGCCAAGATTTCTCCAGCAACTGACGACTGACCACGGACAACTGACACTTAGCCGTTCTGCCGCTGCTCATAAACAGCCCGCAGCATTTCATCGACGTCCTTATATTTCTTCTTACGGCCGAGCGCGTCATCGAGCAATTTGCGGGCGTCCGCTTCGCTGTGGCCGAGGGCCCGCAATGCATCAAACGTTTCGCTCAGCACGTCGCGCTCGGTCGCCGTGTCGGCCGGCAAGTCGCGGCCGACCAGCAGCGCGAACTTCGGCACCTTCCGCCGCAGCTTCGCAATCACCCGCTCCGCCGTCGCCGGCCCGATGCCGGGCAAGGCTGCGAGTCCCTTCGCATCTTGATCTTCGATCAACGCGGCCACTTCTTGGACAGGTCGCACCATCGACCGCAGCGCTTTTTTCACGCCGACGCCGTCGACCTGGCAAAAGAGCTCGAAAAACTCCCGCTCGATCGGATTGAGAAACCCCACGAGCCGCGGCGTCAGCCGGCTCGCCATCTGGTTTCCTTCGAGGTACTCAATCGTGTGCAAACTCGTTTGGTGCCCAATCGACGCCTGCAACTGCCGGCGCGTGAATTCGGGAATCAGCACCTCATATTCAAACGCCCCGACGGCCAGCGTCAGCACGTCGCCCATCACAGAAATCGGCACGCCAGTAATCTTGGTAATCATCAGCAGTTGCGAGTCACGAGTTTCGAGTTGTGAGTTAATTAGCCCCGGGCGCTTCAAGCCCGGGGGCGCGGCGCCACCGTCGGCGTCACCACCACATCCAGCCGCAGCCCGCCCGCCGACGCCGTCGACGAATACACATGGCACAATGCAATCGCCAGCGCATCGGCCACGTCCGCTGGCTCCGGCAGCGTTGAGAGCCGCAGCTCGCGCTGCACGGCCAGCTGCATCTGCGACTTCGGCGCTCGGCCGTTGTCGGTGAGCGCCTTCTTTACTTGCGTCGCCGCGTAATCGTGCACGTCGATTCCCGCCTGCGCCGCCGCCAGCACAATCACCCCGCGGGCATGCCCCATGAGAATCGCCGTCGTCGGCCGATCGTAGTGGGCGTAAATCTTTTCGAGCGCCAGCGCCTGCGGCTTGAGCGACGCGATCACGTCGGAGACGCCGTCGTGAATCTCACGCACCCGCGCGGTGAGCGAACCCTTCGTCTTGCCGCGCACGACGCCCGCCTCGACGAGCCGCACCCGCCGATTGACGATCTCCAGCACCCCGTAACCGGTGGTGTTGAGGCCAGGATCGATGCCGAGGATACGCATGGTGGCGGCTTCTTGCCGAAGGGACTACGAATCATTCGATTAATGTTTACAGCGACTTGAGCAGCCGCTCGTAAACTTCATGCTTGCCGATCCAAAACCAAACGATGTCGTCGCCGTCTACCAGACCGACGACTCGAAAGTCATCCGTAACTCTAGCGGAATAGACTGGGCGAGTAGGGTGAACCTTCTTGAACTGCAAGCTCCGGTGTCGCGGGTCAGCGTCGAACTGGCGGTAAGCAGCGCGAGCCCGATCACGAATCTCTCTCGGAAGCTTCGCTAACAACTCGCGAAACGCCTCCGTCGTGTGCGACGTCATAACGTTTCCGGATTGAGCGGCTTCGTCTTACCCGCACGATGTTCGGCCAATGCCTCGTCCGCAAGCTTGGAGAGCAGATCGGGCGAACGATTGAACAACTCATCCCATCGCTGTTCCGAATCGAGTTCGTGAAGCATCCACGCACCAAATGCTTCTTGCTCGTCAGGCGGGAGCTGCGAAGCCCTTTCAAAAGCTTCTTGCAACGACTTGGTCATGGGAACGCCTCAACAATCGTCGGATGGTCTGCTATCTATTTTACCTTGCGAGCGGGTGGGGGGAATTGGAATCGCCGCCTTAAACCAGCCTTCCCTGACGGCTCAAATTCTCTTCGCTACGGCACACGGCGGGCGCCTCGCTACCCTCGGCTCCACTCCGTCCCGCCGGCGCGATCTTCCAGGACAATCCCCGCCTCTTTCAGCCGATCGCGAATCGCATCGCTCGTCGCAAAATCTTTGTTCTTGCGAACCGTTTGCCGCAGCTCGATCAACATCGCCATCACCTTGTCGACGGCGCCGTCGCCGCCGCCGGTCCACTCGGCGCCGCTGGGGCGATCTTCGATCTTGATCCCCGCCGGGGCCAGCCCGTCGCGAATCGCGTCGGCCATCGCAAAGTTCTTCGCCGCGCGGGCGTTCGCCCGCAGGTCGATCACCAGCGGCATGATCTTGCCAAGCGTCTCGTCGCTGCCGCCGGCAGCCACCGCCGGCGCCTTCTGGAAGATGCCCAGAATGTTCGCCAGTTCCTTGATCGTCGCCATCAGCAGCGTCAGGTCGCCAATAGTGGCGTTGTCGGCGCCGCCGTTCTCGAGGTTCTTCTCATCGCAGTAGCGGTTCGCGATCTTCGCAAGTTCAAACAACTCGCCAATGGCGCCACCAGTATTAAAGTCGTCGTCCATCGCGGTGATGAACCGCGCTTTGCACGCCGCGGCGGCGTCGAGTGTTTCGTTGCCGGTCGGCTGCGCGTCGCCCTCGGTGCGATGAGCGCGGGCCTGCAGATGATAAAAATCGCCCTTCGTGATGCGGTGGTAACGCTTGAACAACCGGTAGAACGATTCGAGACCGATCGCCGCCTCTTCAATCGCCTCTTCGCTGAACAGCACCGTGCTGCGGTAATGCGTCCGCAACAGGAAAAAGCGGATCCGCTCGCCCCCCTGCTTCGCGATGAGCGTCGCCAACCCGCCGGCGCCCTTCGAACGGCTCATTTTGCCGCTCACTTGCTCTTCCGCCGGCGCTTCGGTCGCATCGCCGGTCCGCTCCGCACGGCCGCCAATCTTCCCAGCGTTCGCATCGCGCCGCAGCAGACCGTTATGCGCCCAATACGTGGCGAACGTCTTGCCGTGGCAGCATTCGCTTTGGGCGATTTCGTTTTCATGATGCGGGAACACCAAGTCGAGCCCGCCGCCGTGGATGTCGAACGTCTCGCCCAGCAGCTTCTTGCTCATCGCCGAGCACTCGATATGCCACCCCGGCCGCCCCTTCGCCCACGGGCTATCCCACGCCGGTTCGCCTGGCTTGGCACTCTTCCACAGCGCAAAGTCGGCCGCACTCCGCTTCCGGTCGGCCCCGCCGCCGCCGTCGCCCTGCACCTGGTCAAGCGTGCGGTTCGAGAGCTTGCCGTACTCGCGATCCTTCGCGACGTCGAAGTAGACGTCGCCCGCCGATTCATACGCATACCCGTTGTCGACGAGTGACTGGATGATCGCGATGATCTCGTCCATGCACTCGGTCGCCCGCGGGAAGTGATCGATCTGATCGACCCCCAGCGCCGTGAGGTTGCCGTTGTAGTCGGCAATGTTTTCCTCGGCGACGTCGAGCATCGAGATGCCACGCTCGTTCGCCTTGTTGATCAGCTTGTCGTCGACGTCGGTGATGTTCACCACCCACGTGACGTCGTAGCCGCAGTACTTCAGGTAGCGCTTGATGCAATCGAAGATCACCGGCCCGACCATGTGGCCGATGTGGGCCTTGTCGTACACCGTCGGCCCGCAGAGGTAGACGCCGACCTTCCCCGCCTGCACAGTGCGGAACGGCTCTTTTTTCTTGGAGAGCGTGTTGTAAACCGTCAGCGTCGGATGAGGAGCCGAAAGTTCGCCAGCCGGCGATTGCGTAGAAGCAGAAGCACTCATGGAATTATGTCAGTTGTCCGTGGTCAGTAGTCAGTTGTCTTGTGTCGTAGCCGCGGGCGGGCGGCCGGCCGGAGCGGCGCGAGTTGGGCTCTAAATGGTGTGCCACTGGCGTGTCGCCAGTGCGGAAACGGGTACTCGCTCGGCACTTCTCACTGGCGACACGCCAGTGCCACCCCTTACGTTTTGATTTGTTCCAGCAGCACCACGCACCGCGCCTCAATCAGCTCTTCCAGCCCCACCGGCCCCACTCCCTCGCCGGTCTTCGCCTTCACGTTGACTTGGCTCGGCTCGACGCCGAGGATCGCGGCGACGCGATCGACGATCGCGGCTTTATGCGGCGAAAGTTTTGGGCGCTGGGCATGGACGACGGCATCGAGATTCGCCAGCCGATACCCGGCGGCGACGACGCGGTCGTAAGCCAATCGCAGCATGTCGGCCGAGTCGCGGCCGCGGTTCACTTCCTCCGTGTTCGGGAACAAGACGCCGATATCGGGCAGTCCCGCGGCGCCGAGCAAGGCGTCGGTCACGGCATGCAGCAACACGTCGGCGTCGCTATGCCCCACCGCATGCCGATCGTGCGGCACGTCGAGGCCCCCCAACCGCAGCGGTCCGCCGGGCGCGAGGCGATGGGAATCCTCTCCCAGTCCGATCCGTGGTTGGTTTGCGTGAATTGCCTAGGCTCCCTCCGCGCGGATTATAGCGGAGAGGGCAATCCGCGGCCTATAGGACATCCGCCCGCCAGTAGCCGCGGGTCAACGACCCGCCGGAGCAGTGATCGAAACCGCCACGCCCCCACGCGATTCATCCCAGCACCGAACGCCAACGGCGTTCCATCATCCAGCCCGGGGTTGATTGCAGCAGCAATCTACCCCGGGTCGCCCCAACGATTTCGGCCCTCAACCCTGAAGGGGTTGCATCCGAGGCGATCGAAAATGTGCGACTACCAATAAGCCGCTCCGGCGGGTCGTTGACCCGCGGCTACTCCGCCCGTTTCGGCGGCCCCTGCCGAAAGCTAATCGCCAGCCGATTCCACGCATTCATCGCCCCAATAATCAGCGTCAGGTCCACGACGTCCTTCTCTTCGAAGTGCCGCCGCACTTCCGCGAACGCCTCATCAGGCACGCCCGTCTGCGACACCAGCGTCACCGACTCGGCCCACGCCAGCGCCGCCCGCTCGCGATCGTCGTACAGGTCGGTCTCGCGCCACACCGGCAAACAGTCGAGCCGCTGCTGCACCTCCCCCGCCGCTCGCGCTTCGCGCGAGTGCATGTCGACGCAGTACGCGCAGCCATTGATCTGCGAAGTCCGCAGTTCCACCAGCGCCCGCAGCCGCGGCGAGATCGCCGTCGATTGGATATAAGGCCGCGTCGCCGCCAGGGCTTTTACCGCCTCGGGCGCTACGCGGGCGTAATCAAGTCGCTTCGACATCTCGCCGTCTCCCGCTAAAAATCCACTTCCTTGGCGGCAAATCGCACTTGCCGCTCCGTTGCCGATTTGTAAGGCAATTCAAAATTTTTTTTGGCCCGAACCGCAGCTACCCGCAACCCGCTCGCGGCGAGCCGCAACGCCGCAGCCGCCGCGACATCGACGACATAAAGCATCGTCAATCATCGAGTTACGCATCGCCGCCGGCATAATCGTTACGCCCAATCCGCGCGTTTCACAACTCGAACGTGGAGAGCCACGTTGACCGCACCACTTGAACCGCCCCGCCGTACGACTAGTTTAACCTATTCGGGTCACCACTAGATGCACACCTTTTGATGATGAGTTGAGTAGTCTAATGAAGAAAACGAGTCTGATTCCCTCCCTCCTGCGGGCCCGCTCGGCCGCCCGCGCCGGCGCTGCCGGCCTCCTCGCCTTGGCCCTTAGCGTCTCCTCCGCGAGCGCTAGCCTGCTCGGCACGGCCGGCCAATACGGCGAATTCATCCTCGGCAACTCGACCCGTTCGAACGTCGACGCCCAGGGCAAAGTCGCCGTCGGCGGCATCGCCAACTTCAACAACTTCACGGTCGCCAGCCAACAAGCCACGAACACGACGAACCTCGTCGTCGGCGGCACGTTGAGCGCCAATTCCGCCTCGGTGAAGGGTCACATCGTCACCGGCGGCAACGCCACCTACACGACCCCCACGGTCAACGGGAACTTCAGTTCGAACGGCAGCCTCACGTTCGGCAGCGGCGGCACGGTCAACGGCAACGTCCGCTACGGCACCACGTTCAACCAGAACGGCGCCACGATCAGCGGCACGATCACCGGCCCCGTCGCCACGCCCGTTCCGGTTGATTTCGCCGCCGAAGGCGCCTACCTGACGGCCCTCTCGGCCGCTCAAGTGAACCCGGCCGACCCGACGCCGACCTTCCAATTCAGCCAGATGTTCATCAACGCCGGCGCTGGCGCCAACTACTACAACCTCACCGGCGCCCAGATCGCCGGCTCCCCGGGCGGCTTCAACATTACCGCCCCGGCCGGCGCCACGGTCATCCTGAACGTCTCCGGCTCGGGCTTCACGATCCCCAACACCGGCTTCAACCTGAGCGGCGGCATCACCGTCGCCAACCTGCTCTGGAACTTTTACGACGCCACGTCGTTCACGATCCAAGGCAGCGCCGCCGGCACGTTCTTGGCCCCGAAGGCTGCGATTTCGACCTCGTTCGGCGGCTTCAACGGCAACCTGATTGCCGCCTCGCTGACCGGCAGCATCGAGACCCACACGCTGAACGGCGGCGGCGGCGTGCCGACGTTCTTCGACGGTCCGCTCCGCCCGATCCCGGTCCCGGAACCCGCCACCGCCGGCCTGCTGAGCATCGCCGCAGTTGCCGGCGTCGCGCTCCTGCGTCGCCGCCGCACTGCCTAAGGGCAGGCATCATCGCGAAGCGGTGAACGCCGAAGTTCACGCGAATTCCCCGGGCGAGGTCGTCCCAACGACCTCGCCCATTTTCTTGCGCTCAGACAACACTCCTCCCCACTTCGGACTGGTCGCTTAAGCGACCAGTCCAATGCGGCCCCCACCAACCAACGCCCCGCCCTTCGCGCAAAATTGCAAATTTTTGTGTCGAAACTAGGCCACCCGATTTGCTAGGCTCCAAGTTGCCTCTCACTGCAGAACAGACGGTACTAGGCCAGATCGCCGCGCAATCGGGCGACACGACCGCCCGCTCGCCCCTCCGCTCTTTGACAATCAACTCCGCCGCACCGCCCGTCGATGCAACCTGGCCGGGTAGCCCCGCACATGTCGCGTCGCCCCTGATGTCGCCTCCAATGCGACATCAGGGGCGACACAAAAAGGCGTAACACGATCTAAGGCAACCACTTAGACGCCGTTCCTTAGTGTCGCCTAAAATCGCACTTTGCTCTTCGACCCCACGCGACACGACACCAAAACTGCCAAAGCCGCCCCACTCCCCGCCACTGACCACTGACAACGGACAACTGACCACCCACGCCATTGACCACCCGCCCAGCCCCCTGTACCTTGAGCGATTCGACTTACTTTCCTGGCCCCTCGCGGGGCAACTGGATCCTTACTGGCTCCCCTTAGCGGAGCACCTGCCATGGCCGTCCCCAAGCGCAAACACTCCAATTCCCGCACCGGCAAGCGTCGCTCGCACCACGGTCTGAAGCCGAAGCAGCTTCAATCGTGCCCCAAGTGCGCCACGCCGCAGCCGAGTCACGTCGTCTGCCCGAACTGTGGCCACTACATGGGCCGCACGATGGTCGAGACTGGGGAGTAAGGGAAGCTAGCCGGCTTCGGACTTCAGGCAGCAGGCAATTAAGAATCGAGCCTTTCGCTTCTGAAGCCTGCGGCCCGCTGCCTGTAGCCTCATGAAAACTGCTTTTCTCTTTCCCGGACAGGGCGCCCAAACCGTCGGCATGGGCGCGGAGCTCGCCGCCACGCTTCCGGCTGCTCGCGAGCTGTTCGATCGCTCCGCCGCGATCCTCGGTTACGACCTGCTCAAGCTCTGCGCCGAAGGCCCAGCCGAGCAGCTCAACGCCACCGAGTTCAGCCAGCCAGCCCTCTTCGCTTGCAGCCTCGCAGCGCTCGAGAAGTTCCGCGCTGAGCAGCCGCAGATCGTCGACGAGTGCGCCGCCACCGCCGGCCTGAGCCTCGGCGAGTACACCGCCCTGGTCTTCGCCGGCGCCATGGACTTCGAGACCGGCCTCCGCCTCGTGCAAGAGCGCGGCCGTGCAATGCAAGCCGCCGCCGACCTCACGCCGAGCGGCATGGTCAGCATCCTCGGCATGGAACGCGACCGCATCGAAGAGCTTTGCAACGAAGCCCGCAATGGCGACGTCCTGCAAGTGGCCAACCTGCTCTGCCCCGGCAACATCGTCGTCTCCGGCGGTCGCGAGGCGTGCAGCCGCGTCGCTCAGCTGGCTGAAGCCGCCGGCGCCATGAAGGTGATCCCGCTCACCGTGGCCGGCGCCTTCCACACGCCGCTCATGCAGCCCGCCTACGATCGCCTCGCGAAGGCCGTCGCCGAGGCCGAGATCAAATCACCCCGCATCCCGGTGATTTCGAACGTCGACGCCGAGGCCCACAGCGACCCCGCCGAGATCCGCCAGCTGCTCGTCAAGCAGCTCGTGAGCCCCGTGCAGTGGGAACAATCAATGCGGAACCTGCTCGGCCCGCACGGCGTCGAACGAGCCTACGAAATCGGCCCCGGCCGCGTGCTGACCGGCCTGATGAAACGAATCGAACGCAAGTTCCCCTGCGAGAACGTTGCGGCTTAGCAAAGAAGAAATGCAACCGCCAAGGACGCCAAGAGCGCCAAGGCGGAATGCGAGAGATCATTACCACAACGACACGACGGACACGACGAAAGCCAAAAAGACGAGCGACTGGCAGTTATCGCATTTCATTCGTCATTCGGATTTCGTCATTCGTCATTAACTGAATTCCGTCGTGCTCGTCGTGCCGTCGTGGTTCAATTACCCCTTGGCGTCCTTGGCGTCCTTGGCGGTTAAGCAAAAGAACTTCCAAACAAACAGGCAAACGCCATGGCAGACGTGAACCGTCGCATTCAAGTTGACCTCTCCGGCCAAGTC
This sequence is a window from Lacipirellula parvula. Protein-coding genes within it:
- a CDS encoding alpha/beta hydrolase; its protein translation is MAKAVRRVRRVVLPLLFSYLAVVVMLSLVERWLVYPAPSAREGDWVAADFKHEDIEFNGADGAKLHGWYVPHPNPKAVVLFCHGNGENVAELRPLLEKLHDRTDVSIFAWDYRGYGKSVGRPHESNLLADARAAQLVLAKRAGVEPSDIVVYGRSLGGAVAVGLASEHPVRGMVLERTFADMVETAAYHFPWLPVRWVMKNRYPSIERIVTYRGPLFQSHGTADEVVPFEMGKKLFDAATTAQKTFFVVEEGSHNAPQPDEYYKALGEFLDSLPPVGSGVGQREHTAAG
- the ruvA gene encoding Holliday junction branch migration protein RuvA, whose protein sequence is MITKITGVPISVMGDVLTLAVGAFEYEVLIPEFTRRQLQASIGHQTSLHTIEYLEGNQMASRLTPRLVGFLNPIEREFFELFCQVDGVGVKKALRSMVRPVQEVAALIEDQDAKGLAALPGIGPATAERVIAKLRRKVPKFALLVGRDLPADTATERDVLSETFDALRALGHSEADARKLLDDALGRKKKYKDVDEMLRAVYEQRQNG
- the ruvC gene encoding crossover junction endodeoxyribonuclease RuvC, with the protein product MRILGIDPGLNTTGYGVLEIVNRRVRLVEAGVVRGKTKGSLTARVREIHDGVSDVIASLKPQALALEKIYAHYDRPTTAILMGHARGVIVLAAAQAGIDVHDYAATQVKKALTDNGRAPKSQMQLAVQRELRLSTLPEPADVADALAIALCHVYSSTASAGGLRLDVVVTPTVAPRPRA
- a CDS encoding type II toxin-antitoxin system RelE family toxin — protein: MTSHTTEAFRELLAKLPREIRDRARAAYRQFDADPRHRSLQFKKVHPTRPVYSARVTDDFRVVGLVDGDDIVWFWIGKHEVYERLLKSL
- the cysS gene encoding cysteine--tRNA ligase; this translates as MSASASTQSPAGELSAPHPTLTVYNTLSKKKEPFRTVQAGKVGVYLCGPTVYDKAHIGHMVGPVIFDCIKRYLKYCGYDVTWVVNITDVDDKLINKANERGISMLDVAEENIADYNGNLTALGVDQIDHFPRATECMDEIIAIIQSLVDNGYAYESAGDVYFDVAKDREYGKLSNRTLDQVQGDGGGGADRKRSAADFALWKSAKPGEPAWDSPWAKGRPGWHIECSAMSKKLLGETFDIHGGGLDLVFPHHENEIAQSECCHGKTFATYWAHNGLLRRDANAGKIGGRAERTGDATEAPAEEQVSGKMSRSKGAGGLATLIAKQGGERIRFFLLRTHYRSTVLFSEEAIEEAAIGLESFYRLFKRYHRITKGDFYHLQARAHRTEGDAQPTGNETLDAAAACKARFITAMDDDFNTGGAIGELFELAKIANRYCDEKNLENGGADNATIGDLTLLMATIKELANILGIFQKAPAVAAGGSDETLGKIMPLVIDLRANARAAKNFAMADAIRDGLAPAGIKIEDRPSGAEWTGGGDGAVDKVMAMLIELRQTVRKNKDFATSDAIRDRLKEAGIVLEDRAGGTEWSRG
- the ispF gene encoding 2-C-methyl-D-erythritol 2,4-cyclodiphosphate synthase yields the protein MHANQPRIGLGEDSHRLAPGGPLRLGGLDVPHDRHAVGHSDADVLLHAVTDALLGAAGLPDIGVLFPNTEEVNRGRDSADMLRLAYDRVVAAGYRLANLDAVVHAQRPKLSPHKAAIVDRVAAILGVEPSQVNVKAKTGEGVGPVGLEELIEARCVVLLEQIKT
- a CDS encoding carboxymuconolactone decarboxylase family protein encodes the protein MSKRLDYARVAPEAVKALAATRPYIQSTAISPRLRALVELRTSQINGCAYCVDMHSREARAAGEVQQRLDCLPVWRETDLYDDRERAALAWAESVTLVSQTGVPDEAFAEVRRHFEEKDVVDLTLIIGAMNAWNRLAISFRQGPPKRAE
- a CDS encoding choice-of-anchor A family protein; translated protein: MKKTSLIPSLLRARSAARAGAAGLLALALSVSSASASLLGTAGQYGEFILGNSTRSNVDAQGKVAVGGIANFNNFTVASQQATNTTNLVVGGTLSANSASVKGHIVTGGNATYTTPTVNGNFSSNGSLTFGSGGTVNGNVRYGTTFNQNGATISGTITGPVATPVPVDFAAEGAYLTALSAAQVNPADPTPTFQFSQMFINAGAGANYYNLTGAQIAGSPGGFNITAPAGATVILNVSGSGFTIPNTGFNLSGGITVANLLWNFYDATSFTIQGSAAGTFLAPKAAISTSFGGFNGNLIAASLTGSIETHTLNGGGGVPTFFDGPLRPIPVPEPATAGLLSIAAVAGVALLRRRRTA
- the rpmF gene encoding 50S ribosomal protein L32: MAVPKRKHSNSRTGKRRSHHGLKPKQLQSCPKCATPQPSHVVCPNCGHYMGRTMVETGE
- the fabD gene encoding ACP S-malonyltransferase, with translation MKTAFLFPGQGAQTVGMGAELAATLPAARELFDRSAAILGYDLLKLCAEGPAEQLNATEFSQPALFACSLAALEKFRAEQPQIVDECAATAGLSLGEYTALVFAGAMDFETGLRLVQERGRAMQAAADLTPSGMVSILGMERDRIEELCNEARNGDVLQVANLLCPGNIVVSGGREACSRVAQLAEAAGAMKVIPLTVAGAFHTPLMQPAYDRLAKAVAEAEIKSPRIPVISNVDAEAHSDPAEIRQLLVKQLVSPVQWEQSMRNLLGPHGVERAYEIGPGRVLTGLMKRIERKFPCENVAA